The Tistrella mobilis genome window below encodes:
- a CDS encoding TetR/AcrR family transcriptional regulator has translation MPEPAPRSSAATRQRILRAAMIRFARHPYEDAKLRDIAADAEIDVAMVHRAFGSKEQLFIEVVRAAFQARSMIEEQVDPPEQAFAREIFDPQLDRTFGLVDPMDIVVHSLSSTQAAPILRDFILDDVIGPIARRTADVRGEAGKPALPPQIVDERAALAAACMTGIALFRQVLKIDLVGDDRRERLEPLIRAVVSAALHPAD, from the coding sequence ATGCCGGAACCCGCCCCGCGATCATCGGCGGCCACGCGCCAGCGCATCCTGAGGGCCGCGATGATCCGCTTCGCCCGGCATCCTTACGAAGACGCGAAACTGCGCGACATCGCAGCCGATGCGGAGATCGACGTCGCCATGGTGCACCGCGCCTTCGGCTCCAAGGAGCAGCTGTTCATCGAGGTGGTCCGCGCCGCCTTCCAGGCCCGGAGCATGATCGAGGAACAGGTCGATCCGCCGGAACAGGCCTTCGCCCGCGAGATCTTCGATCCCCAGCTCGACCGGACCTTCGGCCTGGTCGACCCCATGGACATCGTCGTCCACTCGCTGTCCAGCACCCAGGCGGCACCGATCCTGCGCGACTTCATCCTGGACGACGTGATCGGCCCGATCGCCCGGCGCACGGCCGATGTCAGAGGGGAGGCCGGCAAGCCGGCCCTGCCGCCACAGATCGTCGACGAGCGCGCAGCGCTCGCTGCCGCCTGCATGACGGGCATCGCGCTTTTTCGTCAGGTGCTGAAGATCGATCTTGTGGGCGATGACCGGCGGGAACGGCTGGAACCGCTCATCCGTGCGGTGGTGAGTGCGGCGCTTCATCCCGCCGACTGA
- a CDS encoding cupin domain-containing protein produces MTDATTPARPQAVPTLQVDDDRVRVTLWSFAPGAETGSHRHELDYVVVPLANGRLRIEGPDGAARTVERSFGASYTGTAGTDHNVINDGDEPFAFVEIELR; encoded by the coding sequence ATGACCGACGCCACCACCCCCGCCCGCCCCCAGGCCGTGCCCACCCTTCAGGTCGATGACGACCGGGTGCGGGTGACGCTGTGGAGCTTCGCCCCCGGCGCCGAAACGGGATCGCATCGTCACGAACTGGACTATGTGGTGGTGCCGCTGGCCAATGGCCGGCTGCGCATCGAAGGCCCCGACGGCGCCGCCCGCACGGTGGAGCGATCTTTCGGTGCGTCCTATACCGGCACGGCCGGCACCGACCACAATGTGATCAATGACGGCGACGAGCCCTTCGCCTTCGTCGAGATCGAGCTGCGCTGA
- a CDS encoding DUF2269 family protein: MLYFGLKFLHVIGAAVLLGTGAGIAFFLVVARMTDDAARIAEVARIVVIADFVFTLTAVIAQPVTGVALAMHLGLPLTQGWILLSILLYLLTGLFWLPVVWMQLRLRDMAREAASRGLPLPGAWARLYRVWFAFGFPAFFAVLGIVWLMIAKPMIPWIDG; the protein is encoded by the coding sequence ATGCTCTATTTCGGGCTCAAATTCCTGCATGTGATCGGGGCCGCCGTGCTGCTCGGCACCGGTGCGGGCATCGCCTTCTTTCTGGTCGTCGCCCGCATGACCGACGATGCCGCCCGCATCGCCGAAGTCGCCCGGATCGTCGTGATCGCGGATTTCGTCTTCACGCTCACCGCCGTCATCGCCCAGCCGGTGACCGGTGTGGCGCTGGCCATGCATCTGGGCCTGCCGCTCACCCAGGGCTGGATCCTGCTCTCGATCCTGCTCTATCTGCTCACCGGGCTGTTCTGGCTGCCGGTGGTGTGGATGCAGCTCCGCCTGCGCGACATGGCGCGAGAGGCCGCCTCGCGCGGGCTGCCTTTGCCCGGGGCCTGGGCCCGGCTCTACCGGGTCTGGTTCGCCTTCGGCTTCCCGGCCTTCTTTGCCGTGCTGGGGATCGTCTGGCTGATGATCGCCAAGCCGATGATCCCCTGGATCGACGGTTGA